In one window of Myxococcales bacterium DNA:
- a CDS encoding NAD(P)H-dependent oxidoreductase, with amino-acid sequence MRKLNVIIASTRPGRAGLPIGTWFLERARAHGGFEVVLSDLKEVALPLFDEPKHPRLGQYEHAHTKAWSESVRAADAFVIVTPEYNYGSPPALINALDYLFSEWAYKPAAFVSYGGISGGLRSVQMTKQFLTTLKMMPIPEAVTVSGFSAHMKEGTFQPPESFDGAAKTMLDELLRWANALAPMRA; translated from the coding sequence ATGAGAAAGCTGAACGTCATCATCGCGAGCACGCGGCCCGGTCGCGCAGGCCTGCCTATCGGAACATGGTTCCTCGAGCGGGCCCGCGCCCACGGAGGCTTTGAGGTCGTCTTGTCGGACCTAAAGGAGGTCGCGTTGCCGCTCTTCGACGAGCCAAAACACCCGCGCCTCGGTCAATACGAGCACGCGCACACGAAGGCCTGGAGCGAGAGCGTTCGCGCCGCCGACGCGTTCGTGATCGTCACGCCTGAATACAACTACGGCTCGCCGCCGGCGCTCATCAACGCGCTCGACTATCTCTTCAGCGAATGGGCCTACAAGCCGGCGGCGTTCGTCAGCTACGGCGGCATTTCCGGGGGCCTCCGGTCGGTGCAAATGACCAAGCAGTTTCTGACCACGCTGAAGATGATGCCCATCCCCGAAGCCGTCACGGTTTCTGGGTTCTCCGCCCACATGAAGGAGGGCACCTTTCAGCCCCCCGAGTCCTTCGATGGCGCAGCCAAGACCATGCTCGATGAGCTCTTGCGATGGGCCAACGCGCTTGCGCCCATGAGGGCATAG
- a CDS encoding protein kinase, whose protein sequence is MRSPSPRYSIEGPIGRGGMGEVYRAFDTLLKRPVALKVLRPDRTDDAATGIRRMLREARACAAFQHPNVVAIYDVGEGDGTAFIAMELLDGEPLRSSFAGRGVPTATKLDWLVQIASALDAAHAAGIVHRDIKPDNVMLCSDGRVRLIDFGIARAESLDALESHAGSIHGLGTPRYMAPEQKAGAAASPLTDQYAWGIVAYEVLTELSADVRPQDLARNADWPPDLPAHWRAGLGRATSGEPDERFANMGALLGELAGAVPRLDARAFAATEVADSERRAKLWTDDAHGTRHPRAAGREDDEDDVVGSRRGPLPSGMVLDGRYRIDRLLGQGAMGAVYAAEHLVLKTRVAIKVLVARATPESLARFAQEARVTAELRSEHAIRVLDVATPDGRAPYIVMELLEGTDLEGLLKRRTRLPLDEAARYVLEACDAVAEAHALGVVHRDLKPANLFLTTGRQEGAPTIKVLDFGLSKIVRGEALGDVSLSKTYAFMGSPAYMSPEQIRNAKAADHRADIWSLAVVLYELVTGALPFPDDSAAVLLLAIANKPWVPASERRGELPASFDAVLARCLEKEPADRYPDIAAFVDALRPFAARAPSRALHSVQHESAALSAGSSNAPKAFGPPRLEPRGATTTTSALTAFAPSGAGPEVRSHGRALAIAGVLAVALAGAAIARLRDGTATIRPAEASRPTVAATALSPGAATPPTAPSPISLPAVVPVATPTEAATDAGARPRVDTKGSAPRRAAPPVVSSPTPAAARTQTPPSSFQPVTDRLD, encoded by the coding sequence ATGCGCTCGCCCTCGCCGCGTTACAGCATCGAAGGCCCCATTGGGCGTGGCGGCATGGGCGAGGTCTACCGAGCCTTCGACACGCTGCTGAAGCGGCCGGTGGCGCTAAAGGTCCTTCGGCCCGACCGGACCGACGACGCTGCCACGGGAATTCGACGCATGCTGCGCGAGGCGCGCGCGTGTGCTGCCTTTCAGCACCCGAACGTCGTGGCCATCTACGACGTCGGCGAGGGCGACGGCACAGCCTTCATCGCGATGGAGCTCCTCGACGGCGAGCCGCTCCGCTCGTCGTTCGCCGGCCGTGGGGTGCCCACCGCGACCAAGCTTGATTGGCTCGTCCAGATCGCGAGCGCCCTCGACGCCGCGCACGCTGCCGGCATCGTCCATCGCGACATCAAGCCCGACAACGTCATGCTTTGCAGCGACGGCCGTGTGCGCCTCATCGACTTCGGGATCGCGCGCGCCGAGAGCCTCGACGCTCTCGAGAGCCACGCTGGGTCGATTCACGGCCTCGGCACGCCACGCTACATGGCGCCGGAACAGAAGGCAGGGGCGGCTGCGTCGCCGCTTACCGATCAGTACGCTTGGGGCATCGTCGCCTACGAGGTGCTTACGGAGCTCTCGGCGGATGTGAGGCCGCAGGACCTCGCACGGAACGCCGATTGGCCGCCGGATCTGCCGGCGCACTGGCGCGCGGGCCTGGGCAGGGCCACGTCGGGCGAGCCCGACGAGCGTTTTGCCAACATGGGCGCGTTGCTCGGAGAGCTCGCGGGCGCGGTGCCGCGGCTTGACGCGCGCGCCTTCGCTGCAACTGAGGTGGCGGACTCGGAGCGCCGGGCCAAGCTCTGGACCGACGACGCGCACGGAACGCGGCACCCGCGCGCAGCAGGGCGCGAAGACGATGAGGACGACGTCGTCGGCTCACGCCGCGGCCCACTCCCAAGCGGGATGGTCCTCGATGGTCGCTATCGGATTGACCGCTTGCTCGGACAGGGTGCCATGGGCGCGGTCTACGCGGCCGAACACCTGGTGCTCAAGACGCGCGTCGCGATCAAGGTGCTCGTCGCTCGAGCGACCCCCGAGTCGTTGGCCCGTTTCGCGCAGGAGGCCCGCGTCACCGCCGAGCTGCGCAGCGAACACGCGATCCGCGTCCTCGACGTCGCGACGCCCGACGGGCGCGCGCCGTACATCGTGATGGAGCTGCTCGAAGGCACCGACCTCGAAGGCCTCCTCAAACGGCGGACGCGACTACCGCTGGACGAGGCCGCGCGCTACGTGCTCGAGGCGTGTGACGCCGTTGCCGAAGCGCACGCTCTTGGCGTCGTGCACCGCGACTTGAAGCCGGCGAATCTCTTTTTGACCACGGGACGGCAAGAGGGTGCGCCCACCATCAAGGTGCTCGACTTCGGCCTCTCGAAGATCGTCCGAGGCGAAGCGCTCGGTGACGTGAGCCTCTCGAAGACCTACGCGTTCATGGGTTCGCCGGCGTACATGTCACCGGAGCAAATTCGAAACGCGAAGGCCGCCGATCATCGAGCGGACATTTGGTCGCTGGCGGTCGTGCTCTACGAGCTGGTGACGGGCGCGTTGCCGTTCCCCGACGACAGCGCCGCCGTGCTCCTCTTGGCCATCGCCAACAAGCCGTGGGTCCCGGCTTCCGAACGGAGAGGCGAGCTGCCCGCCTCGTTCGACGCCGTCCTCGCACGCTGCCTCGAGAAGGAGCCCGCGGACCGGTACCCCGACATCGCTGCGTTCGTAGACGCCCTCAGGCCCTTCGCGGCACGCGCCCCTTCGCGGGCGCTTCATTCGGTCCAGCACGAGAGCGCCGCCTTGTCCGCCGGCTCGTCGAACGCGCCTAAGGCGTTCGGTCCTCCGCGGCTCGAGCCTCGCGGCGCCACCACCACGACATCGGCCCTCACGGCCTTCGCGCCGAGCGGCGCCGGTCCGGAGGTCCGCTCGCACGGTCGCGCGCTCGCGATCGCGGGCGTCCTTGCGGTGGCGCTCGCCGGCGCGGCCATCGCGAGACTCCGCGACGGGACCGCGACGATCAGGCCCGCCGAGGCGAGCCGGCCGACGGTCGCTGCGACGGCATTGTCGCCAGGCGCGGCGACTCCACCCACCGCGCCGTCGCCGATCAGCCTTCCGGCGGTGGTGCCCGTGGCAACGCCGACCGAGGCCGCGACCGACGCGGGCGCCCGGCCGCGCGTCGACACGAAGGGCTCGGCGCCGCGAAGAGCTGCACCACCGGTGGTGTCGTCGCCAACACCGGCTGCCGCGAGGACGCAGACCCCACCGTCGTCGTTCCAACCGGTGACGGACCGACTCGATTGA